One genomic segment of Penaeus monodon isolate SGIC_2016 chromosome 31, NSTDA_Pmon_1, whole genome shotgun sequence includes these proteins:
- the LOC119593083 gene encoding LOW QUALITY PROTEIN: probable G-protein coupled receptor Mth-like 3 (The sequence of the model RefSeq protein was modified relative to this genomic sequence to represent the inferred CDS: inserted 2 bases in 1 codon), giving the protein MHLALWWLCAACVCAVTATTTPPLQLPAPNPANLTLRKCFCGAGQAWDGEHCVDAEETFVAVMNQNERIFVIDSRDFGQVITGEITCPDLREPAVLRIEDYVFMTTNDRAYWRNQRELFQEFCIEHTPKLEFRVCLHPPTIPRCCLPGHVLEKDGSCTPRDAIEFKPPVNLRFTGQPLHFPDMNAAEAVEEVTCQGLAVPHRADLSGSSDILLYNVNKAPLVWLPPSEYARTPEVTTSYCVGVEAGSSVSEEKYVAVVCYTDLAKVHRHICANGTCVRKCCAADEIFTPTACLKAASPKEIWQPSLHFNKSMTPEEEISDDLIVVSGLPLCKHFFDLRPEKDENDKHFLLGNGSLHLPAQGTYHADKYCLDLQLTSTGQELITILCAPTLENECEWKDVLILVLLCISCVFLFATLVVYISVAELRDRTNGRCLISMVAAMLAAYVSIVVNRESRDASDGECLTMGFIGHVCSLATFFWLNVMCFDMWSTLRSSRQKYQSLKVFVFYSVYAWGCPLLVGFVGLTLDLVEPANVIRPDFIHKSCWFQGEAEFWTYLSGFILVLXVVNLFFFIHVAITLARKLRQRHTLFDSNDSRASNANKKNKEQVWLFVRLFIVMGVVWVTEILSTLHRGSCSYWVLTDILNSLQGVFIFAVAVCNKDNIKKIKHSWKTRYTTVRSKVGTLRSTPSSEKTAQAKRFTDLSVAASEASRKTSVTSLPRKLSTASNAALPALNANNKGNRLTDQSLSSEAASAPRKISTVSNLEMIPMSSMEE; this is encoded by the exons ATGCATCTCGCTCTGTGGTGGTTGTGCGCAGCGTGTGTGTGCGCCGTGACTGCAACCACCACGCCTCCCCTTCAGCTCCCTGCGCCGAACCCCGCCAACTTGACCCTCCGCAAGTGCTTCTGCGGGGCAGGGCAGGCGTGGGACGGCGAACATTGCGTAGACGCGGAGGAGACCTTTGTGGCCGTGATGAACCAGAACGAGAGAATATTCGTGATCGACAGCCGCGACTTCGGCCAGGTGATCACGGGGGAGATCACGTGCCCAGACCTGCGGGAGCCGGCGGTGTTGCGGATCGAGGACTACGTCTTCATGACCACGAACGACAGGGCTTACTGGCGGAACCAAAGGGAGCTGTTTCAAGAATTCTGCATTGAGCACACACCCAAACTGGAGTTCAGAGTATGCCTTCATCCGCCGACCATTCCTCGCTGCTGCCTGCCGGGACACGTGCTCGAAAAGGATGGCTCCTGCACGCCGCGCGATGCGATAGAGTTCAAGCCTCCTGTGAACCTGCGGTTCACGGGCCAGCCGCTGCATTTCCCCGACATGAACGCCGCTGAAGCTGTCGAGGAGGTGACCTGCCAGGGCCTCGCTGTGCCTCACCGCGCAGACCTCTCTGGCAGTAGCGACATCCTGCTGTACAACGTCAACAAGGCACCGCTGGTGTGGCTTCCGCCCTCGGAGTACGCCCGGACGCCTGAGGTGACCACGTCATATTGCGTCGGCGTAGAGGCCGGGAGCTCCGTTAGCGAAGAGAAGTATGTGGCTGTTGTGTGCTACACGGACCTGGCGAAGGTCCACCGCCACATCTGTGCCAACGGAACCTGCGTCAGGAAATGCTGTGCTGCCGACGAGATCTTCACTCCTACAGCCTGTCTCAAAGCAGCGTCTCCCAAGGAAATATGGCAACCGAGTTTACACTTCAATAAAAGCATGACTCCTGAGGAAGAGATCAGCGACGACCTGATCGTGGTGAGCGGCCTGCCGTTATGCAAGCACTTCTTCGACCTCAGGCCGGAGAAGGACGAAAACGACAAGCACTTCCTGCTGGGGAACGGCAGCCTCCACCTGCCCGCGCAGGGAACATACCACGCCGACAAGTACTGCCTCGACCTGCAACTGACCAGCACTGGGCAGGAGCTGATCACCATACTGTGTGCGCCGACTCTGGAAAACGAGTGCGAGTGGAAGGACGTCCTCATCCTGGTGCTTCTCTGCATCTCCTGCGTGTTCCTCTTCGCCACCTTGGTCGTGTACATCAGCGTCGCTGAGCTGAGGGACAGAACCAACGGCCGCTGCCTCATCTCCATGGTGGCCGCCATGCTTGCCGCTTACGTCAGCATCGTGGTCAATCGAGAGTCACGTGACGCTTCTGACGGCGAGTGCCTCACCATGG GATTCATTGGCCATGTCTGCTCCCTGGCCACTTTCTTCTGGCTAAATGTCATGTGTTTTGACATGTGGTCCACTTTAAG GTCATCGAGGCAGAAGTACCAGAGTCTGAAGGTCTTCGTGTTCTACAGCGTCTACGCCTGGGGCTGTCCTCTGCTCGTCGGCTTCGTGGGCCTCACTCTAGACCTCGTGGAGCCGGCCAACGTCATCAGGCCGGATTTCATTCACAAGTCCTGCTGGTTTCAAG GTGAAGCCGAGTTCTGGACCTACTTATCCGGGTTCATATTGGTGCT GGTTGTAAATCTGTTCTTCTTCATCCACGTGGCCATCACTCTGGCCAGGAAGCTGAGGCAGCGACACACTCTCTTTGACAGCAATGACAGTCGGGCCAGTAAtgccaacaagaaaaacaaagaaca AGTATGGCTGTTCGTGCGCCTCTTCATCGTGATGGGCGTGGTGTGGGTGACCGAGATATTATCTACATTGCACAGAGGATCTTGTAGTTATTG GGTTCTTACGGATATATTGAACAGTCTTCAGGGTGTGTTTATTTTCGCCGTGGCTGTTTGCAACAAGGACAATATTAAAAAG ATTAAGCATTCCTGGAAAACTCGCTACACAACAGTACGGAGCAAAGTGGGCACCCTCAGGAGCACTCCATCATCCGAGAAGACAGCCCAGGCTAAGCGCTTTACGGACCTCAGTGTAGCAGCTTCTGAAGCCTCCAGGAAAACCTCGGTGACTTCTCTCCCACGCAAGCTTTCCACGGCTTCTAATGCTGCCCTTCCAGCTTTAAATgccaataataagggtaatagatTGACTGATCAAAGCTTGTCTTCAGAGGCAGCCTCCGCACCCCGGAAAATATCGACTGTTTCGAACCTTGAAATGATACCTATGAGCTCCATGGAAGAATAG